The Flavobacterium psychrotrophum region GTATGGTATCCAGATATTTAGTGTTGATGTCCTGAATTTCGCTAAGCACAATATAAGGAGCGGCCTCAAACTTAGCATTGTTTAGTGCAAAATTTGCAGTAAACAGGTAACGCCTTTTTTCGTTTTGTTCAGATGCTTTACTGATGCTGTCCAGACGCACCTGATCACCTTTTTTTGTAGCGTCCAGGTTTCGTTGTATAAGTTCAAGGTTAGTATCGGTAAAACGACGTTTTATAGCCTCATATTCTGCATATTTATCCTGGTTTTTACTTCCGGTAATTTTAGCGCGCGAATAGAAATAATCAAGCGTAGTCTCAATTTTTATATTGCCAGGTTCGGCAAAAAACTTCAGGTTGTCGTCAATACTTTCGGTAGTACCACGGTCTATAACCAGATATAGCATCTCTGGCGAATCAAGTTTTAGGTGGCTTTCAAATGCAGGGCTTCCATCAATGTTAATGGTGTCAATGTTTACCAGTGCAGTATCTGATTCCCTTTTCAGGAAAAGCCTCCCTTTTTTAAAGCCTTTAATGTTTCCGGTAATATGCACATTGGCATCTCCATGGTCTTCCTTTTGGCAGGCAGTAAAAAGTGTAAGGGCAGTTAAGGCAACAAGTAAATTTCTCATTTGTAAAGCGTCTGTTAAAAATCAGCGCAAAGTAATAAAAATTAGCATTACATTTTTACCGATATCGTTTTTTTATGGGTGTGTTATGGCTCGTACCATTTTTAAATAAAACAGGCCGCAATTGCGGCCTGTTTGTAAGTATGGATATAAAATATAATTATGCTTTTAACCAGGTGTTGCGCAGGTTAGCTTTAGAGGCATCTGTGCTCTTGTAGCCCTCAAGATCTTCGGTAGGTAGTTT contains the following coding sequences:
- a CDS encoding DUF4369 domain-containing protein; translated protein: MRNLLVALTALTLFTACQKEDHGDANVHITGNIKGFKKGRLFLKRESDTALVNIDTINIDGSPAFESHLKLDSPEMLYLVIDRGTTESIDDNLKFFAEPGNIKIETTLDYFYSRAKITGSKNQDKYAEYEAIKRRFTDTNLELIQRNLDATKKGDQVRLDSISKASEQNEKRRYLFTANFALNNAKFEAAPYIVLSEIQDINTKYLDTIQKSMTPQVAKSKYGKMLSTYTADRKKAEATQAQ